The following nucleotide sequence is from Candidatus Hydrogenedentota bacterium.
AAAAGGGCGGGCGGGACAACACATTCGCCCTCTGGGGTCATGATTCGCCGGCTGTCCTAAACACCTTCATCACCTCGTCGCCCAGATGGTTGATGACCTTCACAGCGATGCGTCCACTTTTGGGTTTTTCGAAGGGCCGCGACGTGTCGCTGTGAAGAGTCGCCCAGGCGTCCTCGTTGATTTCGGCCTTCAGGGTGGTCTTGAGGGCGCTGTAGGGGTCGTTGGCGCCAAGGAAGTAGGCGTGACGGACGAAGAAGCCCTCCTCGTTGTAGTCGGTGTCCAGGAACCAGCAGGCGATGCCGTCGACGCTGTCACTGACAACCTCGCCGGTCTGGGGCTTGAACA
It contains:
- a CDS encoding site-specific DNA-methyltransferase produces the protein PEFGTVQRADLVAAAREAGDAGFDVLIACAFNYEAHTTEFSKLGRLPVLKARMNADLHMSEDLKNTGKGNLFVIFGEPDIDLITETDGRLRVKVNGVDVFKPQTGEVVSDSVDGIACWFLDTDYNEEGFFVRHAYFLGANDPYSALKTTLKAEINEDAWATLHSDTSRPFEKPKSGRIAVKVINHLGDEVMKVFRTAGES